The segment TAATTGATGGTGTGCCAATGGCAGGTCAAGGTGCTACCCAACCAGGTGAGATTGAAAACCCAGGTCGTGATGGTGGTGATGGTATCTCAAACATCAACCCAGAAGACATCGAGTCAATCAACATCTTAAAAGGTGCTGCAGCGTCTGTTCTTTATGGTTCACAAGCGGCAAACGGTGTAATCATGATTACTACAAAGAAAGGACGTCCTGGTTACTCTAACTTAACTTACTCATCAAACTTTACTGCAGAGCAAGCTTACATGTATCCTGAAATGCAATCAAAATATGATGCTGAAGGAAATGCAATCAACCACAATGCTCACACTGCAGATGACTTCTACAAAACTGGAACTACTTGGGTAAATTCATTATCATATACTCAAGGTGGAGAGAAATCACAATTCTATGCTTCTTATGCAAATACTACTGCAAACGGAGTAATGCCAACAAACACTTTCAATAAAAACAACTTCTCATTCAACGCTACTACAAAAGGTTTGAATGACAAGTTAGAAATGAGAGTTTCTGCAAACTACATCAACCAAAAAGGTATCAATAGACCAACAGCTGGTGCGTACATGAACCCTATCTATAGTTCTTACTTATCATCTAGATCTATCTCAAATGATGAGTTAACTAATAACTACCAAACTTGGAACTCAGACAGAAAGATTTACGAGCAAAACTATCCAGCAACTGTAAAATCAGAAATTGGTAACGAAAACCCTTACTGGTTATTGAACAAAGCACAAACAGAAGATATTCGTAACCGTTTCATGTTATCAGGTTCAGCGAAGTATAACTTCAACGAATTCCTTTCATTGCAAGGTCGTGCTAACATTGATGCAACTCAAGACGTTTGGGAAAGAAAAGCACATGCTACTACTAACCCAATCAATATCTCAGCGGATCCGATCACAGGTTTATCATATGGTGGTTACTTCAGAGATGATTTCTCTAACACTATGATTTATGCTGATGCGATCTTAAACTTCAATAAGCAATTCAATGATTTCAATGTAACTGCTTTATTAGGTTCTTCAATCCGTGATGAGGAAAATACTTTACAAAGAGTAACTTCTGATAAGAGATCAATTAGATACACAAACATCTTTACTGTATCAGCTTTACCAGAAGGTATGGTTCCAACTGAAACTTACTTACAACGTCAAGTACAATCAGTATTCGCAAGTGCTACACTTGGTTGGAGAGATATGTTATACTTAGACGTAGCAGGTAGAAATGACTGGTCATCTACATTACCATCAAACAATAATTCTTACTTCTACCCTTCAGTAGGTTTAACAGCAGTTCTTAACAAGATGATGGATTTACCAGACGTAATTTCATTAGCGAAAGTTAGAGGTAACTATACAGTACTAGGTAACGATGCTCAACCAGGTGTAACAACTCTACAACATGAGGTTGACTTCAATGGTAACTTGAAATTTGCTGATACTGAGCCAGCGGCTAACTTAAAGCCTGAGCTTTCTACTTCAATTGAATTCGGTGCAGAGTTAGAATTATTCAATGGTTTATTATACATGGATGCTAACTTCTACAAAACGAACACTGTAAACCAGTTATTCCGTGTAGCTAACCCAACAGGTTCTTCAGGATTCCAATATAGCTATGTGAACGCAGGTGATGTTGAAAACAGAGGTTTTGAATTATCAATCTCAGCTATGCCAGTTTCACAAGGTGATCTTACTTGGAGTACTACATTTAACTTCGCAAGAAACGTAAACGAAATCAAAGAGCTTTATACAAGAGCTGACGGTACTGAAGCAGAATTTGATATCGTAACTAATGGTGGTAACATCAACTACATGCAAGTATTAAGAAAAGGTGGAGCAATTGGTGAAATCTGGACTGCTGACTTTGCAAGAGACGAGGATGGTAACATGATCATCGGTGATGACGGTCTTCCTTCATCAGGTTCTTTAGATCCAGAAAGTGCTAAGAAGTCAAACTCTAACCCTAACTTAATCGCAGGTTGGACAAACACATTAAAGTACAAAGGATTTACTTTAAACATGGTAATTGATGGTAAGTTTGGTGGTCAAGTATTATCATTGACTAACTCTTACATGGATGCAGAGGGTACTTCAATTGAATTTGCTAACGCTGTAGAAAACACAGGTACAGTAACAGTAGAAGGTAACCAATTCGATCCTCTAGGATACTTACAAGCGACTGCTGGTAGATCAAATGTTACTTCTCAGTACTTATATGATCAAACAAACGTAAGATTAAGAGAATTATCAATCGGTTATACTTTCGACAAAGTTGGTCCTCTTAGTGATGTAACGTTATCAGCAATTGGTAGAAACTTATTCTTCTTCTACAATGCAGCACCATTCGATCCAGATGTAGTAATGTCAACAGGTGCAGGTGTTCAAGGTCTTAACTTCTTCGGTTTACCAACTACAAGAAGCGTAGGTTTGAACTTAAGAGTAAACTTCTAATCTAAAAGATCGACTACAATGAAAACAGTTTTAAAAAAATATATTCTACCTACTGTTTTAGCAGCAGGTGTATTTACAGGATGTACTAGTAATTTCGAAGAAATTAATAATGATCCTAACAAGCCAACAAACGAAGAGCTATTAGCAGACGGTAACTTAGTAAATGGTTTCTTCCCTCAGTTATCACGTTCGATTTACTTCAACTTTGATAACTCGAACTGGAAGTGGCAGGTACAACAAAACTTGAATGGTGATGTGTTTTCAGGTTACATGGCTCCTCCAACTCCATTTGCAGCAAACTCAAATGCAACGCATTACAACTTAATCTGGAACTTCTGGCCTTGGTCAATCGGATATGAAAATGTAATGTCACCGGCAAATGCAATTGACTTAATCTCAGAGGATTTAACACCAAGATTATATTCTCCAGCACTAGTACTTAAAGTATTAGGTATGCACAGAATGACTGATATCTACGGTCCAATCCCTTATGTAGATTATGGTTCTCCAGAGGTAACTTATGATAAGCAATCTGAGATCTATGACAAGTTCTTTGCTGAGTTGGATTTAGCTATCGCTAATATTGGTGATAATCCTGAGCAAATTCCTACATTCTCTGCAGTAGATGATTTATACCAAGGAGATTTCTTAATGTGGAAAAAGTTAGCAGCTTCTCTTAAGTTAAGATTAGCAATGAGAATCTCTAACGTTGCTCCAGATAAAGCTAAACAATATGCTGAAGAAGCAGTTGCTACAGGTGTATTTGAAGGTGATGATATCGCCAGAGTTAATGCTTCAATCGTTCATCCATTAGCGACAATTTCTGAAGGATGGGGTGATATCAAAATGGGTGCTGATATGGAATCTATCTTAACAGGTTACAGTGACCCAAGAACAGCAGTATACTTTACTGAGGCAGGTGGACCAGAAGATGGTTCTCCAATCAAAACTGGTTTTGCAGGTGTACGTTCTGGTATTGATTTACCTGATGGTCGTGGTGATTACCAATACTACTCTAGAATCAATCCTGACTTCATCAACCAAACTACTAATATCGTATTAATGACTTCTGCTGAAGTGTATTTCTTAAGAGCAGAAGCAGCATTAAAAGGATGGAACGTTGGTGGAACTGCTCAAGCTTTATATGAAGAAGGCGTGAGACAATCTTTCACTCAACATGGTATTGCTGATCAAGCTGATGCTTACTTAGCAGATGATACTAGTGTTCCTGCGGATTATGTAGATGTATCTGATGCTACTTATGGTACAGATTACAGTATTGAAGCTGCAAGTGATGTTACTATCAAGTATGATGCTTCAAGAGCTTTAGAGCAAATTATTACTCAAAAGTGGATTGCAATGTTCCCAGAAGGAATGGAAGCATGGGCTGAATACAGAAGAACAGGTTTCCCTCATATTTTCCCTGTGAAATACAACAAGAGTAACGGAGATGTTCCTGCAGGTGAAACTATCAAACGTTTAAGATACCCTGACGGTGAAGCAGTAAACAATGCTACTTCTTACGCTAACGGTATCAAAAACCTAGAGGCAGAAAGTACACATAAAGTAACTAGCCCTATTTCAGGGTCAGTTGACGCAGGTGGTACTTCTCTATGGTGGGACGTAGACTAATAAGAATTTAGGTGAATAATAATATAACGGACAATGAATTGTAACAAGCAGAGGGACTATGTCTCTCTGCCTGTTTTTTTTATAAGACTATGATAAATTAACCTACATCAATGTTGTAACACTGTAATTTATGTTTTTAGAGAATATCTTGGTTGAAATTGTTAAGATATTGTGTTGATTCTTAATTTTTACTAAACATTAAATCTTTGATCGTTTAAAAGAGTAAAATACTAATAAAGATCTCGGTAGTATTTACAATATTTATAGCTGAGAACTAAGTTTAAGAAGATCTATCAGCTAAGCAATCAAAATATTACTATTATGAAAAACATAAAAAATTTACTGATAACGGTATCGGCTTTTATTGGATTAGCCTTTATTGTTACTTCATGTTCATCGGCAAAGATTTATACAGATTATAAACCAGGTACAAATTTCACTCAATACAAAACATTTAGTGTTTTACCTTGGCAAAAAACAAATGCCAAAGTGAATGAATTTGACCGTGAGCGTATCAAAAACGCTGTCATAACAAATATGCAATCGTTAGGATATACTTATTCTGAGCAAGATACAACTGCAGATTTACAGGTTGGAATGGTATTCACAACGAAGGAAAAGAAAAGTGTAACATCATATAACGCTGGATACGGCGGATGGTACGGACCTTGGGGTATGGGTGCTACGCACTACTCTGAGTACGATTACACTGAAGGTACTTTTGTAGTAGATGTATTTGATACACAAGCTCGAAAATTACTTTGGGAAGCTGCTGCTGTAGGAACTGTTCCAGAGAAGCAAGAGAACCCTGTAGTAAGAGAGAGAAACATCAACAGATTTGTAAAAAGTATCTTTAATAAATATCCAATGAAGAACTAAAAAGTTCAACTCATTGTAAAGAAAAATCCCAGTAATATCGAGATGATGTTACTGGGATTTTTTTATTGCTATATCTATTAATTAATCAATTCGATCTTTGATATGATAGTCATTTCGATTGCTTTGGTTGAGTGAAACCATTTCGGCAATAAAACCTGTCATAAACATTTGGGAACCTATGACTACCGCTGTAAGTGCCAAATAGAAAAGCGGTTGTTCTGTTACTTCTCTCTGAATAGGAAGGTTGTTGATAGAAAGGTATACCTTTTCAAGGATCAACCAAAGTGCAGCAATAGTACCCGTTAAAAAGGAAACAGAACCTAATGAGCCAAAGAAATGCATTGGAGCTTTCTTGAACTTAGAAACAAAAGTAATAGACATTAAGTCTAAAAATCCATTGACA is part of the Flammeovirga agarivorans genome and harbors:
- a CDS encoding RagB/SusD family nutrient uptake outer membrane protein, which translates into the protein MKTVLKKYILPTVLAAGVFTGCTSNFEEINNDPNKPTNEELLADGNLVNGFFPQLSRSIYFNFDNSNWKWQVQQNLNGDVFSGYMAPPTPFAANSNATHYNLIWNFWPWSIGYENVMSPANAIDLISEDLTPRLYSPALVLKVLGMHRMTDIYGPIPYVDYGSPEVTYDKQSEIYDKFFAELDLAIANIGDNPEQIPTFSAVDDLYQGDFLMWKKLAASLKLRLAMRISNVAPDKAKQYAEEAVATGVFEGDDIARVNASIVHPLATISEGWGDIKMGADMESILTGYSDPRTAVYFTEAGGPEDGSPIKTGFAGVRSGIDLPDGRGDYQYYSRINPDFINQTTNIVLMTSAEVYFLRAEAALKGWNVGGTAQALYEEGVRQSFTQHGIADQADAYLADDTSVPADYVDVSDATYGTDYSIEAASDVTIKYDASRALEQIITQKWIAMFPEGMEAWAEYRRTGFPHIFPVKYNKSNGDVPAGETIKRLRYPDGEAVNNATSYANGIKNLEAESTHKVTSPISGSVDAGGTSLWWDVD
- a CDS encoding TonB-dependent receptor domain-containing protein, encoding MKFRLLTMFISLLLMANTIHAQDRVVKGTVTENGSSEPLPGVNVLVKGTTTGTTTDFNGAFSLSVADGTTLVFSYVGYLSQEIVVGNQSEFSVSLEVDAEQLEEVVVTALGVERSAESLTYSTQSVSSEDLITAKDPNVMNSLSGRVAGLQLSRSGSGAGGSVKINLRGNRSAKGDSSPLYVIDGVPMAGQGATQPGEIENPGRDGGDGISNINPEDIESINILKGAAASVLYGSQAANGVIMITTKKGRPGYSNLTYSSNFTAEQAYMYPEMQSKYDAEGNAINHNAHTADDFYKTGTTWVNSLSYTQGGEKSQFYASYANTTANGVMPTNTFNKNNFSFNATTKGLNDKLEMRVSANYINQKGINRPTAGAYMNPIYSSYLSSRSISNDELTNNYQTWNSDRKIYEQNYPATVKSEIGNENPYWLLNKAQTEDIRNRFMLSGSAKYNFNEFLSLQGRANIDATQDVWERKAHATTNPINISADPITGLSYGGYFRDDFSNTMIYADAILNFNKQFNDFNVTALLGSSIRDEENTLQRVTSDKRSIRYTNIFTVSALPEGMVPTETYLQRQVQSVFASATLGWRDMLYLDVAGRNDWSSTLPSNNNSYFYPSVGLTAVLNKMMDLPDVISLAKVRGNYTVLGNDAQPGVTTLQHEVDFNGNLKFADTEPAANLKPELSTSIEFGAELELFNGLLYMDANFYKTNTVNQLFRVANPTGSSGFQYSYVNAGDVENRGFELSISAMPVSQGDLTWSTTFNFARNVNEIKELYTRADGTEAEFDIVTNGGNINYMQVLRKGGAIGEIWTADFARDEDGNMIIGDDGLPSSGSLDPESAKKSNSNPNLIAGWTNTLKYKGFTLNMVIDGKFGGQVLSLTNSYMDAEGTSIEFANAVENTGTVTVEGNQFDPLGYLQATAGRSNVTSQYLYDQTNVRLRELSIGYTFDKVGPLSDVTLSAIGRNLFFFYNAAPFDPDVVMSTGAGVQGLNFFGLPTTRSVGLNLRVNF
- a CDS encoding DUF4136 domain-containing protein, with amino-acid sequence MKNIKNLLITVSAFIGLAFIVTSCSSAKIYTDYKPGTNFTQYKTFSVLPWQKTNAKVNEFDRERIKNAVITNMQSLGYTYSEQDTTADLQVGMVFTTKEKKSVTSYNAGYGGWYGPWGMGATHYSEYDYTEGTFVVDVFDTQARKLLWEAAAVGTVPEKQENPVVRERNINRFVKSIFNKYPMKN